The Caldanaerovirga acetigignens genome includes the window TACCGGCAAAGAAGGGTCAAAACCTACTTATCTTTTACTTTCTGGGCTACTTTTGCCATGAGTATGTAGTGGTTTACTAGGCCAAAGAATTTTTCTATGTCAAGGTCGACTACCCATTCATATCTTTCTTGTACGTATCGTCTTGCTTCCCTTACTGCATCGCGGGCTTTTTTTCCGGGCTAAAATCCGTAACTGTACTCCTAAAATCCCGCGTCAAATATTGGTTTTAATGCTTGCAGGCGGGAAACCACCGTAGGTGTGTGCTATTGGATGAGGCGTTCCATTATGGTGAGGATTCCTAATAATCTCTTGCCTCCCACGGGTTTCGGAATTTCGACCCAGCACACGGGCTTAGGCTTGTAGATCCTCGCAAGGAGTCGTCCCCAGATACGCGGCCATTCGGCACTAATTTGGTCCCGAAGCCGTTCGATCGGATGTCGTCTATGCCTGGCACACAAGAAGGGGAAAAGCCCGCATATCATAAAGAATTACATAGCAAACCTCTCTCCACTTCAAAATTGGTTAGAGGAATCTACTGGGTGACAATTAACTCCAGATAAAATAACCAAAATAGAAGTCAAAAGTTACAGTGCATATCAGATGAATGTAAAGCAGTTAAAACAGTCCTCTGTAAAAAGAAAGCTCTTGGCCATAAGTAAATTCCTCGACTGGGCCGTTAAGCAGGATATAATATCCAGGAACCCGGCCAAAGAAGTAGAAGCACCGGCATCAGTTATGTTGCCTCCGAGAATTTTGTCAGAAAAGGATTTTTTTCGTTTACGTAGAACTTTTTATAAAGGAAACAACGAAATAGACATAGCGATATTTGAAGTGCTCGCAAACACGGTATAAGAGTATTGGAACTGTGTTCGCTGAAAGCTTTCGGTCGTCCTAATTTCCGAACGAAAGGGTAAACTCATCGTGAGGTGCGGCAACGGCAAAGTATCTCAAAGTGCAATTGAACAGTAATGCGAGAAAAGCCCTCAATGAATACCTCAAATCAAGAATGGATGAAAATGACGAACGTTTATCCCTCGGCGAAAGAAGACCACTGACACCCTTGGGTGTCTTCAGGATAAAAAAAGTATGGCCGGGGATGCCGGAGTAGAAGTATCTCCGCACCAGTGAGGCACATTTTTGCAAGGTGATTGCTGAATTCAGGAACCAACATCATGACAGTCCAGCAGATCCTCTTTATTTCGAAATCGGCAAAGGATGAGCATCTGGCGGAGCAGTTGGAAGACATTCTTCTGGCTAGTGTCGAGGCAAGCGGCGGCGCAAGGAATATCTCAGGATTTTATGGGATATCCGATGAACTGGCGAATCTACTTCGGAATTGGCTTGCCGAAGAGAAAATTGTATTGGATTGCTAACTTTTATTTCCACATACTCTATTTTAAGACTGATGCAACAATACTTCATTCTACCCCTGAAGGAGATAAGTCCATGGAAACAAGACTAAATACCGAAACAAAATTACCTCCCAGCTATAAAACTGTATATATCCCCGTTATTTACAAATTTTTTATCGCACAGTCAATTGCATTTACCTGGATGATATTTTCAATTAGAATATCTATACCCTGACTGAAAGATTTAAGCAGTGTTGTTGGGCTACCTTTGGCTGTATTTATAATAGCTTTTATAGCGTATATTCCTGGATATCTCGTAGCTTTTGTTGCAGTCAGCCTGCTTTTGGATAGACAGCCTCCATTCAAGGAGAAGAACCCTGATTTGCATGTGACAATTCTAATAGCAGCAAGGAATGAAGCAGCGAAAATTAGAAATACTCTGAAATATATAGCAAATCAGGATTACAATGGGAAAATCGACGTAATTATCGTAGATAATAATTCTACTGACGGAACGTTAGAGGCTGCCCAAAAAGCAGCAATTGAGTACGGATTAAACTGTACATTCCTGTTCGAGCCTAAAGCTGGGAAAAGCTATGCTCTGAATACTGGCCTAAAAGCTATAAAAACTGAATATTTTATGACTTTGGATGCTGATACACTACTACATAAAAAAGCTGTGAATAATATAGTGGCAAGAATATTAAGTTCGCCTCCAGATGTCTGCGCTGTAGCAGGACACGTACTTGCGAGAAATAGCAGAGACAACATACTGACTAGGACACAGGAATGGGACTACTTTTTGGGTATAGCTTCTCTGAAAAGAATGCAAGGGCTATATCAGGGAACTCTTGTTGCACAAGGGGCCTTTAGTCTATACAAGACAGATGTGGTAAGAGAAATAGGCGGTTGGGATGATGTGATAGGTGAGGACATTGTGTTGACATGGAAATTTTTTGAAAAAGGATATAGGGTCTTCTTTGAACCCTTAGCTATAGCTTTTACAGAAGTTCCAAATAGATTTAAACACTTTGCGAGGCAAAGGAGTCGATGGGCAAGGGGGATGTTTGAAGGTTTAAAAAAAGCGGGGCCGTGGAAACAGGAGAGGTTTTTGGCCATCTTTTTGCTGGGAATAGATATTTTGATACCATTAATAGATCTAGCGTTCACTATATTTTGGATACCAGGACTTGTATTGGCGTTCTTTGGGAAATATTACATTGTAGGTCCATATACACTGTTAGTTTTACCTTTGAATGTATTAGTGACTGTAATTATGTATTCTTTTCAAAAAAATATTTTCGATTCACTAGGACTGCGAGTTCGCCGAAATAGAATTGGGTATACATTTTATTTGCTTTTTTGTCAGATTATTCATTCACCTATATCCGTTTTGGGTTATATTCAAGAAATTTTTAAATTGGAGAGAGTATGGAAATGAATTTATAAGAAGCTTTTAAAAAGGGAACCAGTAATGGCCGATAGCCTCTAAGTAGAATTTACGTCATCAGGCTACCGAGTCTTTCCAATGTCTGCAAAAGCTTATTCATCCCTTTATGGTTATTGTCTAGATGCATCCCAAGAACTATATCACCGGAGTTGTTTACGATATCTTAATTAATATATAAAAAAGCCCCGGGTTTTTATCAGAATTTCCCGAGGCTTAATTTATGTCTAACTGTAACTCAATTTCTCTGCAATTTTTTTGTTTAATTCCTCTGCCAACATTTTTATCTTTTCTATATCTTCCTGGGCTGCGTTTTCAATGTGAACACCAGCACTCACCACAACAGTTTGATTCGTCTTTTTGCAAAGGTCCTCGGCTACAGGCACTGCTATATAATCATCTTTATGCCCCAAGAGATTAAAAACTGATGTCGTACAACTTATATTGCCATCTCCTTTCAAACTCAACCTTGGTTGGCTAATGGCAACTGTACCTATATGTGGTTTTTCGCCACCACCTATATATACATTTATTCCGCAGCCACTAACAGTAACTACAGCATATATTGTGTATTTGTCTTGTCCTACTTTTATGAAAAAGGTATTATTTGCACTCACATTTTTATCCCCCTGATTTTAATGGTGGAATCGGAGGAATGCAAAGCATTTTTTCAAAAGATTCTTCCGTCAGCTTAAATCTAGGATCAAACTTTTCGGGATCTGTTATTTCCTCGTCCTCAGTAGAACGCCATGTATAAAAACATTTTTCGCATATAAATACAGACCATTCCTCACCGACAGGAGAATCAACCACCTTATAGGCTGAATCCCGGTCACACCTAGGACAAATCAATCTTTTACCCCCTTCCTTTAATCTTGTTCTGAAGCTCCCTCAAGACCTTTTCCCACCAGTCCGTCTTTGGAGGAGCTTCAATCAATTCCACTTCTCTACTTACCACATCGGGTGGGACGGGTGTTGTGGCATCAATAATTAGCTTGGTATGCATTCCCGGAGGTTCTGATGAAGGATCTAATGGCATGCCTGGTGCTGCAGGAATAAGTACCACGTCTTTGTCAGGTCTTACTCGAGTAGTGAGAGCCCACATAACTTGTTCTAAGTTAAATGGATCGACGAAATCGTCGACAACTATAATAATTTTCGAATAAGGCATACCATGTGGGGTAGACAGCAGACGCATAGCGACAGCCTTGCCGTATCCGCCAAATCTGCAGCCTGTCGAAATTATAACCCCTATGCCATGGGTGTACATAGCGTTTACTGCCACTACTTCAGGCATGGAAGCTTTTATCTGTTTATACAAAGGAATGCTCGTATTAAACGCTTGTAAATAGTCAATTTCGGTCCACGGGAGCCCAAGATATAGATTTTCGAATATCGGATCAACCCTGTGGGTTACGGTATGTATTTTTATTTCCGCGTGCAACCTCACTCCCGAATAGCTGCCGGGAAATTCTCCAAATGGCCCTTCAGGGGTCCTCCGCCTTGGAAGAATTTCCCCTTCTAAAATATATTCCGAACCGGCCGGAACGTCCAAATTAGACGTCTCGGCCTTCACCACTTCGAAGGGTTCACCGCGCAGGGCTCCGGCTAACTCATATTCTGATTCCTCGTAGCCCAAAGGTGTACTCGCGACAAAACTCAAGACCGGGTCGTTGCCTATTGCAATGGCAACAGGTAACGGCTGATTGCGCTCTTCCGCCTTGCGCAAATGTATGCTTATATCGTGGAATGGTAATGCTTGGATGCCCAGGAGATCTTTTCCCTTAACCTGCAACCTATATATCCCCACGTTTTGTTTTTTAAAATTATCCGGATCTTCCGGGTCCCTACTTATTACGGATGCTTTTGATAGATAAAATCCGCCGTCATGTCTGTTAATACGAAATAGAGGAAGTAACTCAAAAAGATTAATATCTTTTGTTATTTTAACTTCTTTTACCGGAGCGTTACTCACATACCGAACGGGAACCGGGAAATTATCCCACCTACGGCTCAACTCCAAAAATTGTTCTTTTATAGGTGTATCCTTTGGCATATCGAACATTAATGCATGGTTTGCCCAGGAACCGTGGACGTTAAGTACAACTTTTTGGCTATATCCCCTGACTTTTTCTACCAAAACTGCGGGCCCATTTTCCATATTGGACGCTGCCCTGCCTATCGCTCCCAGATCGGGTTCAGGCATTACTGGCTCTTTAATCCTTATTAGCTGGCCTTCTTCCTCCAGCTTATTTAGAAACTCTCTTAAATCGGCATAAGGCATTAATTTTCACCTCAATTTTCCGTAATTATGCGGACATCGAGGACAGCCAGGCCACGCTCGAATACGGCCACAGGATTGAGATCCATTTCTTTAATTTCCGGATTAGATACAGCAATTTCCCCAATCTTTACAAGCAAGTCAGCTAACGCATCAATGTCTTTATCTTGGCTGCCTCTCGCGCCGCGCAAGATAGTGTAAGCCTTTGTTTCAGCAATCATCTTCAATGCTTCATCGCGATCAAATGGCGCAACTCGGAAGCTCACATCCTTGAATACCTCTACGAATACACCACCAAGGCCAAACATAACCACGGGTCCAAATTGCGGATCTCGCAGCATTCCCACTATAACTTCCGTACCGCCTTTCATGAATGGAGTAACGATTACTCCTTTTATTTCAGCATCGGGGGCTTTTCGTTTAACCGTAGAAATTATCTCAGCGTAAGCTTGCCTTACTTCTTCAGGAGAATAAAGATTAAGTTTAACTCCACCATAATCGCTTTTATGGATAATTTGGGGTGAAACGACCTTTAGAACAACGGGATAACCTATAGCATCCGCACCTGCAACGGCATCTTCCTCGGTTTTGGCAAAATAGAACGGCTGCATCCTTATTCCGAAATCTTCTAAGACTTGAACGGCTTCCGGTTCTAGTAAATTCCTTCCTTCTCTAGCAGCTTCCTTTACTATATTGTGGCTAAATATTTTATCCGGCACTAATGTCAGCACTTTGCTTCCTTTATAATTTAATCTCGAAGCAGCTTTAATTAGATTAATCATCGCTCTGGCTGCCCTATCGGGAGTATCGAAGGTTGGTATGCCGCTTTCTTCTAAATACTTTCGCGCATCTTCCATAACCTGACCGGTCATGAAACATACCATTACGGGTTTTTCATGATTCCGTGCAACTTCTACTATGGCCTTAGCTACGTTTTCGGCAGGCAAAAAAGTCGGAGGTAGGCCGATCAAAATAACCGCATCTACATTCGGATCTTTAAGCAGCAATCTAAGCGACTCCGCAAATTCCTTTTCCATAGCAGCAGCGGTCATATCAACATAACCATTGGGTTTGCAGATCATGGCCATGGGCGGCAGAACTTTAGCCAGCGCTTCTTGAGTTTCTTGAGTCACCGGGGCAAGTTGTACAGCCGGGTCACTTCCTAATTCATCCATAGCAATTATACCTAAACCCCCTGCTTCGGTAAGCACACTTATGCGATTTCCTTTTGGATAGGGAGCCAGTACCAAGGCCTTTGCGCTATCAACCAATTCTTCAATGGTATTAACCCTTATTATCCCGCTTTGAGCAAAAGCCGCACTATAAATTCTATCCGAACCGGCTAGAGTTCCCGTATGCGATAATGTAGCCGAAGATCCGACTTCCGTACGACCTACCTTAAGCACCAGCAACGGCTTTTGCCTTGTTATGCGGTCGGCCAACTTCATCAATTCCCTGCCGTCACGAACTCCTTCCATATATCCGGCTATTACTTTTACCGATGGGTCACTTGCATAATACTCTAGAACCTCCAGATTCGTTACGTCACACATATTCCCAACATGGACCCATTTACTAAAACCTAAGGGTTGTGGTTGTGATGAAGCGAAAAGCAAAAGTGAACCTCCCGTTGCGCCGCTCTGAGTAAAATATCCTATACTTCCCGGTATCATTTTGAGGCCGGGCGCAAAACTGGTACTTATGCGGTTGCCGGTATTTATGATCCCATTGCAATTAGGCCCTACTATCCGTATGCCTGCAGCCTTAGCTATTTCAACAACCTGTTTTTCTAACTCGATTCTTTCCGGGATACCCGTTTCGGCGAAGCCAGCCGATACTATAATTGCAGCCTTTACATCGCCCCTTTCGGCCGCTTGCTTCATGACATCCGGCACGCCCGGCGCTGGAATAGATATAACTACCATTTCGACCCTATCGGGTATGTCTTTTAGACTTTTATAACATTTTAAACCAAAAACTTCATTTTCGCTAGTATTTACCGCAAAAATTTTTCCTTGAAATTTTTCCTCCACCAGAGTCTTTAAAATCTGATGACCTGCCTTGCCCGGATTATTGGAGGCACCCACTATGGCCACGGATTTTGGCCAAAATAAATGTTCCAAAGAATTAACCCCCATCACGTCTTCATCCTTTCTAATAGTTCCTGATAATCTTTATTTACGTTCTGTTGTATTAAATCAATCTCTTCTTGTGTAAGGTGTGCAAAACGGCGTTGCATGGATAAATACTCGGAGACGGGGCGCGGTTTATCCACCTTTACCGTTATTTCAACACGGCCATCTACAATTTCCACTAATGGCCAGCTTCTGGTCTGAACTGCTAACCTGGCCAATTCTATTGTCCTTGACGGATCGAAGCCCCATCCCGTAGGACACGGCGTCTGCAGGTGGATATAAGCCGGACCTTTAGCTTCTTTAGCTTTAGCTATCTTTTTGCGCAAATCGTCTATATATCCAACGGATGCGCTTGCTACGTAAGGTATGCGGTGTGCAGCAGCTATCTTTAACATATCCTTGCGCCAAACCGGCTTTTTGCCGGGAGTTGTAGTAGTCCATGCCATTAAAGGCGTGGAACCACTAGCCTGAATTCCAGTATTCATATATGCTTCATTATCATAGCAAACATAAAGTATTCTATCTCCTCTTTCGAAAACTCCAGAAAGCGCCTGTAAGCCTATATCTACCGTAGCTCCATCTCCTGCAAGGGCAAGTACAGTTACGTCTTCAATCCCCTTCATTTCTAACCCGGCTCGAATTCCGGCAGCTATAGCAGCCGTATTTTCCAAATTACCTTGAATTCCCGCAATTTTTACCGCGGTTTCCTTGCCGAATCCGGAAAATAGAGCAGCACATCCTGGCGGAATAACTATTATAGTTCTCGGCCCTAAAACCGAGAGAATGTGCCGCACCGCAAGTTCCAAACCGCAACCATGGCATGTACTTATACCGTGGGAAACAAGACCCTTTGCCTGGGTCATCATTTCATACATTTACTTTCACCTCCCGAATTTTCATGGCATCTTCGCGAACGTCAATCCACTTGCTTCCTCGGTGCATTTCAATTTTGCCTTCCTTTATGTCTATTAAGTTACGGAAAGCCTTTTCTATTACGTGGGGAGCAAGGTCCCTCCCTCCAAGACCTCCTACATATCCTGCAACTTTAGGCATTACTTTAATGCCGCTCAAAGCCCTGCTCACCTCAATCCATACCGGTCCACCCTCCGCTCCCAATCCGGCAGACCTATCCATTACTCCAAAGACCGGCACATGCTTTAAGGCATTTCTTATTTGCTCGGCAGGGAACGGGCGAAATACGACAATTTTTAGCACCCCAACTTTGTAACCTTTGGCGCGCAATTCATTTACTACATATTTTGCCGTCCCGGACATGGAGCCGAGGGTTACCAAAACCACATCTGCATCGTCGCACTTATAAGTTTCTATGAAGGAATAACGCCTTCCAAAAAGTCTGAAAAACTCTTCCTGAACTTCTGTAATGACTTTGAAAGCTTCTTCGAAGGCTACTTTATGCTGGTACCTCATCTCGGTATAATCGCTCGGAGGGGTCAAATCGTTGACAAACATAGGATCATCAGGATCTAGATAAAGATTAGCCGGATTGTAAGGTGGTAAGAAAGAATCCACGGTTTCCTGTTCAGGAACAAGCACCACAGCAGGCGTATGAGAAACGAAAAAGCCATCCATGCATACCATTGCCGGTAGCAAAACTCGAGGATCTTCCGCCACCCTATACGCTATCAGAAGGTAGTCCAACACTTCCTGAGGATCTTCCGCATAAAACTGAAGCCATCCGGAATCTCTTTCTGCCATGGAGTCTTGATGGTCGCACCATAAACTCCATGGACTTGCTAAGGAACGATTAACCACCGCCATTACTATCGGCAATCTACATCCCGATGCGACTCCCAGGACTTCGTGCATCAGAGCCAGCCCCACGGAAGAAGTGGCCGTACATGCTCGGACGCCGGTTAACTGCGCTCCAATTGCTACAGACATCGCGGTATGTTCCGATTCTACCCGCACGTATTTAGCTTTTAAACTTCCTTCAGCAACAAAGTCGGCCAATTTTTCTGCAATCGGGCTCTGGGGAGTAATCGGATATGCTGAAATTACCTGAACTCGGGCCAAGCGCATTGCCTCAGCAGCCGCAGCATTTCCATCTAAAAGTTTCCTCGTAGCCATTTACTTAACACCCCTTTCCGGAACCATTTCTATGCATTTTCGCGGGCACACGTTGGCGCAAATACCGCACCCTTTGCAATATTCAAAATCTATAATTACCTCTTTTTCCCTATTCCCCCTATCCACTTCAATAACATCCAGCGGACAATGTTTGGCGCACGTCCCGCATCTTGTGCATTTTTCTTGCTGAATTACCGGACGCAATATCCTCCAAGAGCCAGTTTTGGTGCTTGCAAATATCGTAGCAACCGGACCGTATAAATACTTCACCTTAGGAAAACTTTCTGACGGCCTCATAGCATCTTTTTGCTGCTTCAACATTTCTCTCACCAGCCTTTCCTTTAAAAGTTTCTTCGAGTGCTGCACACACCGCGTCTATACTAACAACGCCGGTCGCGGCGAAAGCACCTAACATCGCAGAATTCGGTATATCTATACCCAGAACTTCAAGTGCAATTTTTGTAGCATCTACATAATACACTGAGCCAAACTTATTTATAAAAGGCAATTCCGGATTCAGTTGGTTGGCATTTACCACAAAACACGTATTGGCATGTGCACCTTCAGTAACATCCACACCCTTTTCCAATACAGCAAGGTCAAATACCATTACATAATCAGGTTTGTATACAAAGGATTTGACCAATATCGGTTCTTCCCCTAAAATTACATCGGCGTAAACGGGCGCACCCCTACGTTCATGACCGTAAGCAGGCACCGTTTGAGCGTATTTGTTCTCATAGATTGCCACTGCGGTTGCTAACAACTTTCCAGCAGTGACTACGCCCTGCCCTCCCAAACCGTAAAGTTTTAACTGTATCATCTTTTGCCCTCCTTTGTTCCGTATAGTTGAATCTAGATTTTTATTTCTTAAGAAAACTTTTTTTCTTTCACAATTAAGATTTGCAAACATTCTTATTACTGCAAAATGTTACCATAAATTTCTGATCCTCTCATCATAAGTTTGTTCCTGAATCTTCACAAGGTAATATAAAGTTTCGACGGTTGGAACCGCCATCCCTAATCTTTTTGCATCATTGACCACCGCACCGTTAAGACTATCAATTTCGGTTGGTCGTTTCGCCAGTACATCTTGAAGCATAGAACCCAAATGATGCTTATGATTCACAATAGCATTTTCTACAGAATCCATTATCTCATCTACCGTAATATCGATCCCTTTTTTATTAGCTACGGATACCACTTCTTCTATTGCTTTTCTAACTAACAACCTACCCTCGTTTGTGCTTCCAATTCCCCCATTAGTAAGATAAGTAACACATCCTATTGAATTTAAAGCTACATTAAACGCCAGTTTTTTCCATATATCTTTGTATATTGTCAGAGAGATTTCACAGGGCAATCCCGACGAATTAAATATACTGTATATTGTATCTAACATATAATTCATTTTTCCATCCGCCGACATTATCTTTGTTATACCACTTCCAAACGACCTTACATGACCCGGAGCAATGAATTCACTGGGATGAGTGGTAATACCAACGATTATCTTTGATAAATCGAAGAACTCGTTAATTTTTTCTACATTCCCCAATCCATTTTGTAAGGTTAGCACATACGTATCACCATTTATCAAATGCCTTATTGATTCTAAAGCGGACTTCGTATGATAAGTCTTCGTAAACAATATAATAAGATCGGCTTTCCGTTCGATCTCGGAGGCGAACCTTGCCGGAATATTTATCAGATAACTTCCTCCATCGGTTTCCAATAGCAGCCCCCTTTGGTTGATCGCATCAATGTGGTCTTTCGAAACATCAATTAAAGTAACGTCGCAACCGTTTAATTTTAACCTTCCTCCATAAAAACTTCCCATAGCTCCCGCGCCAACTATGTAAATCTTCATTATCGATCCTCCTAAGAAGATATTTTTTACAACATAAACATTACCGATTGAGGTATATAAGTTATTATCAGCAAAGCAACTACCATTGCTACAAAGAAAGGCAAAATCTTTGCGGAAATCCTGTGGATGCTTGTACCCGCTACGCTAGATGTTGTATACAAGACCACTCCAAATGGTGGCGTCATCAAGCCAATTGCCAAGTTCACGGTCATTACTATACCGAAATGGACGGGATTGATCCCAAATTTCGTTATAACAGGCCATAATAAAGGCACTGTAATAACCTGTATGGCACCGCTTTCCAGAAAACATCCCGCGATCAACAAAATTACGTTTATAATTAACAAAAGCACGATTGGACTGTTTGAAAGGGATAAAAAGCTCTCCATAATTTGTTGGGGAATTCGTTCGATGGTAAGCACCCAAGCAAAAAGGGAAGCATTGGAGATAATGAACAAAATCCGCGCGGACGTTTTAGCCGACGTAATGAAGACTTTTAAAATATCGTTCCAAGACATTTCTTTGTAAATATATCTGCCAACAATAATCGCATACGCTACCGCAACTGCAGCGGATTCTGTGGGTGTAAAAACTCCGCCGAAAACACCACCGATAAGGATTAACGGGGTTCCTAAAGCCCAAACTGCATCCTTAAAGGCATTCCATATATTTTTTAAATCAAAAGGAATTTCTTCTCCTTTATAATTTCTTTTACTCGACATCCAGACAGAAACTATAATTAGAAAAATCCCGGTAATAATACCTGCAGGTATTCCAGCCTTGTATAAATCAGCTA containing:
- a CDS encoding 2-oxoacid:acceptor oxidoreductase family protein yields the protein MIQLKLYGLGGQGVVTAGKLLATAVAIYENKYAQTVPAYGHERRGAPVYADVILGEEPILVKSFVYKPDYVMVFDLAVLEKGVDVTEGAHANTCFVVNANQLNPELPFINKFGSVYYVDATKIALEVLGIDIPNSAMLGAFAATGVVSIDAVCAALEETFKGKAGERNVEAAKRCYEAVRKFS
- a CDS encoding acetate--CoA ligase family protein gives rise to the protein MEHLFWPKSVAIVGASNNPGKAGHQILKTLVEEKFQGKIFAVNTSENEVFGLKCYKSLKDIPDRVEMVVISIPAPGVPDVMKQAAERGDVKAAIIVSAGFAETGIPERIELEKQVVEIAKAAGIRIVGPNCNGIINTGNRISTSFAPGLKMIPGSIGYFTQSGATGGSLLLFASSQPQPLGFSKWVHVGNMCDVTNLEVLEYYASDPSVKVIAGYMEGVRDGRELMKLADRITRQKPLLVLKVGRTEVGSSATLSHTGTLAGSDRIYSAAFAQSGIIRVNTIEELVDSAKALVLAPYPKGNRISVLTEAGGLGIIAMDELGSDPAVQLAPVTQETQEALAKVLPPMAMICKPNGYVDMTAAAMEKEFAESLRLLLKDPNVDAVILIGLPPTFLPAENVAKAIVEVARNHEKPVMVCFMTGQVMEDARKYLEESGIPTFDTPDRAARAMINLIKAASRLNYKGSKVLTLVPDKIFSHNIVKEAAREGRNLLEPEAVQVLEDFGIRMQPFYFAKTEEDAVAGADAIGYPVVLKVVSPQIIHKSDYGGVKLNLYSPEEVRQAYAEIISTVKRKAPDAEIKGVIVTPFMKGGTEVIVGMLRDPQFGPVVMFGLGGVFVEVFKDVSFRVAPFDRDEALKMIAETKAYTILRGARGSQDKDIDALADLLVKIGEIAVSNPEIKEMDLNPVAVFERGLAVLDVRIITEN
- a CDS encoding transketolase C-terminal domain-containing protein, encoding MATRKLLDGNAAAAEAMRLARVQVISAYPITPQSPIAEKLADFVAEGSLKAKYVRVESEHTAMSVAIGAQLTGVRACTATSSVGLALMHEVLGVASGCRLPIVMAVVNRSLASPWSLWCDHQDSMAERDSGWLQFYAEDPQEVLDYLLIAYRVAEDPRVLLPAMVCMDGFFVSHTPAVVLVPEQETVDSFLPPYNPANLYLDPDDPMFVNDLTPPSDYTEMRYQHKVAFEEAFKVITEVQEEFFRLFGRRYSFIETYKCDDADVVLVTLGSMSGTAKYVVNELRAKGYKVGVLKIVVFRPFPAEQIRNALKHVPVFGVMDRSAGLGAEGGPVWIEVSRALSGIKVMPKVAGYVGGLGGRDLAPHVIEKAFRNLIDIKEGKIEMHRGSKWIDVREDAMKIREVKVNV
- a CDS encoding non-oxidative hydroxyarylic acid decarboxylases subunit D, translated to MICPRCDRDSAYKVVDSPVGEEWSVFICEKCFYTWRSTEDEEITDPEKFDPRFKLTEESFEKMLCIPPIPPLKSGG
- a CDS encoding thiamine pyrophosphate-dependent enzyme yields the protein MYEMMTQAKGLVSHGISTCHGCGLELAVRHILSVLGPRTIIVIPPGCAALFSGFGKETAVKIAGIQGNLENTAAIAAGIRAGLEMKGIEDVTVLALAGDGATVDIGLQALSGVFERGDRILYVCYDNEAYMNTGIQASGSTPLMAWTTTTPGKKPVWRKDMLKIAAAHRIPYVASASVGYIDDLRKKIAKAKEAKGPAYIHLQTPCPTGWGFDPSRTIELARLAVQTRSWPLVEIVDGRVEITVKVDKPRPVSEYLSMQRRFAHLTQEEIDLIQQNVNKDYQELLERMKT
- a CDS encoding 4Fe-4S binding protein, translated to MLKQQKDAMRPSESFPKVKYLYGPVATIFASTKTGSWRILRPVIQQEKCTRCGTCAKHCPLDVIEVDRGNREKEVIIDFEYCKGCGICANVCPRKCIEMVPERGVK
- a CDS encoding ketopantoate reductase family protein, encoding MKIYIVGAGAMGSFYGGRLKLNGCDVTLIDVSKDHIDAINQRGLLLETDGGSYLINIPARFASEIERKADLIILFTKTYHTKSALESIRHLINGDTYVLTLQNGLGNVEKINEFFDLSKIIVGITTHPSEFIAPGHVRSFGSGITKIMSADGKMNYMLDTIYSIFNSSGLPCEISLTIYKDIWKKLAFNVALNSIGCVTYLTNGGIGSTNEGRLLVRKAIEEVVSVANKKGIDITVDEIMDSVENAIVNHKHHLGSMLQDVLAKRPTEIDSLNGAVVNDAKRLGMAVPTVETLYYLVKIQEQTYDERIRNLW
- a CDS encoding TRAP transporter large permease; this translates as MITVFLVSAVLFLFLGFPIAVTVGLSSVIYILASGIKPLIIIQRLFAGIDMTAILAIPFFVLAGDLMNMGGLAKRLVRLANSVIGNATGGLAVVTILGCMFFAAISGSGVATAAALGSIMIPAMVKRGYDIDFASAVVASAAPIGVIIPPSISFVIIGVLSGTSIADLYKAGIPAGIITGIFLIIVSVWMSSKRNYKGEEIPFDLKNIWNAFKDAVWALGTPLILIGGVFGGVFTPTESAAVAVAYAIIVGRYIYKEMSWNDILKVFITSAKTSARILFIISNASLFAWVLTIERIPQQIMESFLSLSNSPIVLLLIINVILLIAGCFLESGAIQVITVPLLWPVITKFGINPVHFGIVMTVNLAIGLMTPPFGVVLYTTSSVAGTSIHRISAKILPFFVAMVVALLIITYIPQSVMFML
- a CDS encoding non-oxidative hydroxyarylic acid decarboxylases subunit C encodes the protein MPYADLREFLNKLEEEGQLIRIKEPVMPEPDLGAIGRAASNMENGPAVLVEKVRGYSQKVVLNVHGSWANHALMFDMPKDTPIKEQFLELSRRWDNFPVPVRYVSNAPVKEVKITKDINLFELLPLFRINRHDGGFYLSKASVISRDPEDPDNFKKQNVGIYRLQVKGKDLLGIQALPFHDISIHLRKAEERNQPLPVAIAIGNDPVLSFVASTPLGYEESEYELAGALRGEPFEVVKAETSNLDVPAGSEYILEGEILPRRRTPEGPFGEFPGSYSGVRLHAEIKIHTVTHRVDPIFENLYLGLPWTEIDYLQAFNTSIPLYKQIKASMPEVVAVNAMYTHGIGVIISTGCRFGGYGKAVAMRLLSTPHGMPYSKIIIVVDDFVDPFNLEQVMWALTTRVRPDKDVVLIPAAPGMPLDPSSEPPGMHTKLIIDATTPVPPDVVSREVELIEAPPKTDWWEKVLRELQNKIKGRG